From Balearica regulorum gibbericeps isolate bBalReg1 chromosome 28, bBalReg1.pri, whole genome shotgun sequence:
agtttgcTGGCTGGCTGCCATAAAACTACCTCACCTCGCTGGGGAAGTCATCAGATATTGAAGCGAGGCCCCAGAAATGTCCATCCTTGGGTGGCCAGCGACTCTGGCTGCCCCGCTGTGTCCCAGGGCAGAGCCGTGCTGCGGTGAACGGGGGGAACAGGGAAGGACTGAGCCCtcggggggctgcggcgggtCCTTCTGCACCCTTGTCCTTTGGGTGGAGCAGGTGGGTTTAAGCCgagctctgccccagccttACCTGCCCCTGCAGCTCGTCGTCCTTTGGAGCTGGGGAGCGAAGCTGCCCGTGAAATGACGTTGCTGGAAGCACAAGCAGGCGGGGAGGAACCGGCTCTGAACCTGGTGTCCGGAGCTGCTGAGATTATGCCAGAGGGTTAGACGCTAAGCAAAAAGATAAGATGCGCCTAATTCCCCCTCCAAGTTCGTTACTCCTGTTCTCCAGATCCAGGCCTCGTGCTACGAGCAAGTTTTGTCGCCCACGCCTGGCGTGGTGAGCAGCTGATCTGTGCGGCTGCAGAGAGGAGGGTGAAAAGCCAAGGTCTTGGCCGTGCTCCGTCTGGGGAGCAGCGTGACGACAGACCCAGAGCTGAACCTCGGAGGAACTCGCCTTGCCCCCGCCCCGGAGCCGGCTCTGACTCATTTTCTACGTGATGGTGCAAACCCGTGTTGCGTCAGCGCGAGGCTGACGGGGCGGCAGCGTGCCGGCTTCCCGGCGCGGCTTTGGTTTTGGCAGCTGTGCGTCGCACCGCAGCCGGGAGGAATCAGCGGAATCCCGGTGTGGGTGACCTCCGGAGGTCGGAGTCCCTGTTGATACTGGCACCTGCGGTGGGTTCGGCTTAGACACTGCCAACGCCGCGCGTTGTCCTCAGGAAGACCAAAGCTTTCACAGGCCGAGCTGTGGGTTTGCCTGGAGAGTTCGGATACGGCAGCCCCGGCTTTCTTACCCTGTGCTGGTTCACGCCGGCGTGCCCGTCTCTGCGGGGAggctgctgcaggtgctgccCCGAGCGCAGCTCTTTCTGCGCCAGCGTCGCGGGTATTTTTCGGTACGCTTTGCAAGCCGGGTTCTTACCTCCTTGTTGGAAGGTTTGTTCCTTCATTAGACGTGTTAATGCACTGACACCTCCTAAATTCACCGAAGGGCTTTGGTTTAACGGCAGGTTGTGCTGAGCTGCGTGATGCCTGGGGGGTCTCCAGCTCCTGTAGTTAACAGTTGCGATTCTCAGAGATGGCATTTTTGGATAAAGTTGgtaaatcactttttaaaggTTTCCAGCGGGATCAAAGTCCTAATGGCATCGCAGGTGCCACATGTGAAGCTGTTGGGGAGCAGAGGCTGCGCACGGCGAAGGAGAGAGCACACTCCTGTGCCGGACACGTTGTGTGAGACCTCAGAAACTGGGGGAATCGAgactttcaaatgaaaatttggaGCTTGGGTCCTCAATCGCAGAGGAATTTCAAAACTCTGCCCTCAGTCATTGTAAACTGGCATGGCGTTAGCAGAATAGGCTCTGCTTGAAAACGCACCAGGGCCGGGGTCCAGCCCCGGCTcggctgcaggagctggaggaggagcagccCAAATCGTCGTTTGCGTTATGGCAGAGGACGTATGGATGCTACGGGCAGGCGAACTTCTAAAATCGTGTTTATTTTAATGGGAGTTGAACTGGGCAAAGCGCATCCGTTGGATGTGTTTTGGAGGCGATGACTCTTGTTCTGCCTACGAGAAAAGGTGATAAGACggtgtttttaaaagcttttcagcttATATCCCGACAGCACCGTCCTACAACCTGCTGCCGTTGCTGATCTCCTGGTTagagatttttttgtctttacaaAAACCAGGAAACTCTGAGTCCGAAATACCTTGATTTAAGATCCAAGAATGAGTCTGATGCCCGGGAGGAAGGCAGAGACGTGAGCCCATAGCAGCCTCTGGGCTccagatgttttttttcttggtgagCCTTGCGGGGTCTCAGCACCGTTAGCGTTTTCATGTGGTCATGCAGAAGCGATTAATTTAAACGGTGTTATTTCTTACGGTGAGACTAAGCCTGGTGGAATTAGCGTATCCCTGTAATTAACATACTAAACCCAGAcccatttgtttcttttggggaagagaattttaaaaccaATTACACACCAGTCTCAGGGGTGCAAAGCtccattttatctctttttttggcATGAAAAGAATGGATTTATGGGCTCTAAGTGCAGCGATGCAGGAGTTGTGGGACGGTGGGGGCGGAGATGGGAATGGCTGTAGGGTGGAGGCGCAGGGTGGCTCTCGGGGGCTGCGGGGGAACGTGGCCGATGGTTTGTGCTCGTGGTACGAAAGGTTTGCTTGGCTGCGCAGGGATGCCGCTTCATAAAATAACCCCTCTGCTGATGAAAACTGTCCCGTCAACTTGAAAATAGTTTAATTGTTggattcttttaaatttttaggaCTGTTTCCATGGGGTTAATTTTATCTGCTGAAATTAGGGGCTAAATTAGAGTCCGGGGGGGGAAAGTGGTTTTGTTGATGGAGAGAGTCTGGTCTCGGGGCAGACGCCAGCAcgagcatccctgcctgccctaGCAGCTCCCGTCTGTGCAGCTGACCTGAGGCAAGAAGGTCAGAGCCGAAACCTTAGTTACACTTCTGGGGTAGAGgagtattttaaaggaaataaatgggGAAAATCCACGGGGGTTTTACGGGCATTTGCCGATTCAGGATCTGCTGATGAGCCGGGAGCCCTGCTCCCTGTTCGGTGCCACCACGCGTGGCCTCGGCCGGAGGAGGCTCCGGTTGAGATCGGTGAAATTGTTGTCGCGTTACTCTGGAAGCAGCACGTGCCGGTTTAGGTGCCGCTTCCTGTCCAAGGCAGCAAAATTgtgatggggtggggggggtggggaaaataaattaaatgaaaagtgaTCGTTGTGAACCTGGAGCTAAactattgctttttctccccctctccctccttcctctctctccttttaaaCAAACACCACCCCCAAAACTGCCAACAAACCCCCTTTCCTCCGTTTCCCAGGAGCTCTCCTCGAGTACGGAAAGTCTCGATAAGTCATTCTCTCCCGTAAGTGGCCCGTTTCGTTCCCGCGCCCGGGCTGCCTGCCTTCCCCGCGACAGCAGCATTTCCTCTCTGCCACGAAAATACTAAACCCCGGCACCCGGCGATGCACCGCAAGCGGCTCTGGTCCCCAGCCGTCCCCCCCGATGTCTGCACCGCTTGAGCCCCCGGCGAGGGCAAAGCCAGCATCCCCCCCTCCGTGCCGGCCGCCTCTCGTGCCGCAGCAGCCGGGGTCGCAGCGGTGCCGGCTTCACCTGAACGTTTCCTGCTTGTTCAGCGAAACGCCGGCGGAAAGGGAGCTTTGGGCAAATTCGCTTGCACCGGTTTGgctaaaataaagcagaaagccCCGAGGGGCTTGGGGTGCCCCGGTGCTCATTttacacccccacccccccaaaaaaaaggcagcGAGGGGGAGAGAAACCCTCGTAGTGCCAAGGAACGGCAGAGGCAGGGGAGGGACTTGGCTGATGCTGCCCATTTCGGTCCGAGCAGTCGCTGACCTTTGCGTGGTGGCGTCCGCAGATGAAAGAGGAAATGCTGTTTCCTTGAATTTTACTTAAAAGTTCTCTGCCAGATGggatttaatttgcttttttccacgaatcattattttttttcccccttctgtgTGTTAAACTTTGGTCTTTCAATCAAAACCCAGCGTTTCCCTAATAGAGCGTTTTTCTTTCGAAATAAgccttttccattattttatttttttttaaatcagtagcATCTTCCTCATCTGTGCCATTTTCCTGCCGGTGGGTGTGTGTTCTCCATCTGGGATTCCCAGTGGGCTTCCACACGTTGAATATGTAGTCCATGATCAAAACCACTTACCCGGGCAGCGGTGCCCTGCATAGCCCCCCTCCTCCAGGATGGGTTTGTACGGTGAACTCCAGCCTTTTTAGCCTTTATAAGAGATTTTTGACACGTACGCAGCTCTTGTCCTTCTGTGCCCTCAGAGGGAAAATTTTCCCACCTTTCACGCATGGcacagtgcaggcaggaggcaggcaggagtGTTGATGCTGCAGTCACTTATAGACATAGGGCACGAGGCTTTTACCCCTAAGCTCACTCTGATGCAGgctcctccttttgtttttttaataaatctccAGCTCCACTGTTTTTAAGAGGTGCAAGGGATGGGAGGATGCTTGGGCAGCCGTGGGTGCTGGTGCTTGGGTGGGAGGTAGGGTGCCGGGCTCTGAGTCCCAGTTTGCCACCCAAATTTAGGTAAGTGGCTTTactctttccccccctcctgctccttctggCCAAGCAAAGGCAGCGACGTCTCCTCCTCCGGTGGCTTTTGGAGGCTTTGGCGTTGATAGAGCGCTTGCAGGCTCCTCGGTCCAAGGGCATCACAGAAGCATCCTCGCAGTCCTCCGGCTGCGGCGATGGTTGTTGCCATCATCTCCTCCACCTCAACCATGCCACCCGTCGTGCCGTCGCCCAGGGCTGGGCGGTAGCGAGCGCCCGTTCCTCTCCCCTGGGGCAGGAGACCTTTTGCTCCTGGCTTTGCAGACCCAGATGGTTAttgcaggagctggggctctTTGCAAGCGTTTATGCCGAATTTATAAACCCACTGCAGGCACCTGCACCCACCTGAATGGTCACGGCATTTAGAACTCGTGCCAGGTATCAGCTAGCGGCGCTGATGGTGAAATCCTCGCGGCAGGCAGCTAAGCTGAAGGGACCGGGTAGCAGCTCTGCTCCGCACCACTGAGTAGTCTCCGACTCTGAGTAGATCAGGTGGGTCCTGTGGAGTGAGCGACCGCAGGCAGCAGAAATGGGGACAGCCACAGTTTTGCTGCATAAAGCTCAGAAATGACAAATTGTGACGAGTTGAGCGGAGGAGCGCTGGGATCTCAGGGTAGGGGTAGGTACAGCAGCAGAAGACACTTTGGCAGCTGAGCCTGGAAAACATCCCAGATTAACCCTCCGCGTCTTGAGATGCTTAAACCTCACCCAGGCGTGAtggctgtgcagagctggaCGCCCTTGCCACTGCCACGTCGTGACGCCTCCGGCACCGCTCCAAAGCCGCCGGCCAAACCTGGGACATCCTCGCGCACGACCTGGACCAGGAGCAGATCTGTCGTCGTCCCTGCTCGGTCCTGGGAAGCGGTTTGAGCCTGCACAGGGAGAAAGATGCTCCTGGAGTGTGTCTTAGCAAAACATAAACACAAAGCCCTGCCTAATTTAAgagcaggaatatttttttttcatagcgctgccagtgaaatgttttgctgtagTAGAAAGTAAACGGTAGAaggtaaatatttatgttgGCTCAGAGCAACAGAAGGATCCTTCGGGTGGTCGAATGAGGGAAGAGCATCTCCGCTTGCCTTCAGGACCGTGCCGCTAATGAGCTGGGGCAaaagcagctctctgcagcccagcTTCGGCGTGACgggctttctgcagctcttcgAGCAGGCTGGGGACGGCGTTTCCTGCGATGGCTTGGGCCAGGGATGGCCCCGGTTCAGCTGCTGCCAttttccaaagctgctgctCCGTAACAGGATGCAAAACTTCCCTTGCTGAGTCCCCCGGTAACGCCAAAAACCGGAGCAGCACTTGGTGGGATGCCTTTggagtgggatggggaggacgTTTCCCGGCCACGTATTTTTGGCTGGAGGATCCGAGACCTGAAGGTTTTCAACCGGAGCACGAACATCGGAGGTGCGGAACGAGTCACGGAGGTGGCAGGATGCTCCTGGggtcagcatggcttcactcCACTCACTGCGAAACAGGGAAAAGATGCTTCAGAAGATGGTTTGGGATCCCTGGAGAAGGGGTTCAAATTCCGCCTGTGCTTGTGATACACGGACAATACAGGTCTGAACCAGGAGGACTTTGCTCGCGATCTGCTCCTGCATGTGGGCACCTTCTCGCCTGGGCACGATCCCGAATTCCCACCCAGCGACTCTTTTGGTAAATTCTTCTGCTGAGACAAGTAACGCATAGAGACCTCGGTGGGGTACGGTGCTATTGGAGTGACAGTATCAGCTACGCGCCCAACCTGGAACCCCGCATCGACCAGAGAGCAGGAGGTCCTTAGAGGAGCAGGGACATCGCAGCCGTCGGGGTTCGATGGGAGAGGACGGGAAGAGGTGTCGGAAGGAGCAGAGCATCTGTTGAATgttgttctgctttttgcagaaattGGATTAAATGCAATTGAGGGAAACGGTCCCAGAGGCCAAGGAAGGGTTGGGGTGCTGGGTGGCAGGAGCCAAGGCAGAGCAGGGTTTCCAACCCGTCAGGGGGACGGAgcatcagctgctgcagggttTGAAATATTTATCCTCTGCCTGGTAGGTGAAAGCGATATCGCTGGCTTAGATGCTGTGCAAATGCTTCCTCCTGTCCTGAGGACACCTCTGCTGTGCTCGCTACCGAGgtgggcaggagagcagagtgGAGGAAAGGCCAGGAAGGCTTTTTGGAAGGATTTTTGACGTGGACTACAGATACAAACGATTTCCCACCTGCCCCTTCCCAAAAGGGAACCATCAGACTGATCCTTCTCCTCTTTTTACCATCCCTTTATTTTGCTGTGCAGCCGTTCCCGGCTCTCCGAcgttttcctttgcttccttttctcacGCTCCGTAGCTTTTTGCATGTGCATTTCCAGCATGATTGTACAGTGAACACTTTGCAAGTTTAATTCTGCATCTTCAATGGCAAAATCAGCCACAATCGTTTGTTGTTCTGATTTATAAGCTTGAAAAAGTCGAGCAGAGAGCTCGGCTTAAGCTGTGGGGCGCGGGGTGCTCCTGGGTCCAAGGGGTTTCCCAGATCGCAGTTTGATCTTTGCAAAATGGTCGAATTGAGCCACGATCGAGGCTTCAGAGTGACgatacaacaacaacaaaaaaaacccagcgcCGAGCCGGGGCCGATTCGCGCTCCCTCTGCTGGCTGCGGGCTCCGGGCCGCCGTGGCCCTGGGGATCCAGGGGTTCTGGTAGGGATGTCGGCTCCGGAATTTTGGGGAGGAGGATTTCTGGCCAGCACAGCGGGAGGAAAATAGTGCTTTgatcctgccctgctctgcttcCGGATGATGAGTCCGGCTCTCTGGTTGCGGGAGCATCATCCAAGAGCGAGGAAGAGGGTGGGACGGGAAGAGCCTCTTTATCTGGAGTTTATCCCGGTGCTTTTAGACTGCGGAGCCAGACTGCAAAACTGCTGGCGTCTTATCAACCCGCTGCCTTTGTAACGTTCTCCCTCCACCCTCCTTCCCTAAACCTCTTTAGCCTGTCAGACTTGCCCCTGAGAGGGAATTCATCAAATCCCTGATCGCCATCGGGAAGCGCCTGGCCACCTTGCCGACCAAAGAGCAGAAGACCCAACGGCTCATTTCGGAGCTGTCGCTGCTGAACCACAAGCTGCCGGCGCGCGCCTGGCTCCCGACGGCTGGCTTCGACCATCACGTGGTGCGGGTGCCCCACACCCAGGCAGTCGTCCTCAACTCCAAGGACAAGGTACGAGTGGCTGGAGAACAGTTTTGCctcaaaaagcagatttttgtcCTTGGCGCTCCCCCCCCCGTTTGGGCATCGAGCGAAAGAAAcgctttgtgtgtgtgtgtgtgcgctcAGGGCATCGCCCGCGTCCCCAGGGTTGTGTTAACCGCTTCCAGGGCTGGGAGCGATGAGGAGAGAGATCTGtgaggcagctgggaggggaaCACCTACATCCAGGAGCAACTGTCCCCTGAAACGTGCGCTGTCGGGGCCTCTGTGAggtccagccctgccctgggggcAGTTCCCCATCTGAAAAGCACGGCTttgccccccaaaaaaccccacaaacgCTCTGCAAGAGCAGAGAGCATCATGCTGCCTCCTGTAGCTGCCTGGTACTCGCAGCGACCGTGCCCTGCTAACGCTTGGTTTTGTGTCCCCCCCAGGCTCCCTATTTAATCTACGTTGAAGTACTTGAATGTGACAATTTCGACACAGCGAATGTGCCCGCTCGGATCCCCGAGAACCGCATCCGGAGCACCCGCTCGGCCGAGAACCTCCCGGAGTGCGGGATCACGCACGAGCAGAGGACCAGCAGCTTCACCACCGTCCCCAACTACGACAACGACGACGAGGCTTGGTCCGTGGACGATATCGTGGAGCTGCAGGTGGAGGTGAGGCCGCGGGTGCCAGGCAGGGTTTGTCCCTTGCCGGTGCCGCGAGATGCTGCCGGGATCCAGCGCAGCAGCGTGGCAGGACGGGAAGGCCCTTCCAGGCAGCAGCGccttcccagctcctgcctgggaTAAAAGACGAGCGGGAATTGCGTTTCAGCAGCCACCGCATCCCACCTCTCGCACctttcccctcccagctgccGGAGATTCACACCAACAGCTGTGACAACATCTCCCAGTTCTCTGTGGACAGCATCACcagccaggagagcagggagccCGTGTTCATCGCTGCTGGAGATATCAGGTGAGGCTGGCGTGGCGAGAGCAGCCCAGGCAGTGGCTTTATTGGGGGGGACGTTACGAGTTCAGATGTATAAAGGACAGGATGCAAAATTTCTCTGCTAGAttcccagagaaaaaaacatctgcACAGGTTAAAGGGGGGGCTGTGCGAACTCTGGCAGTGGGGGTTTATGGGAGCCCTGAACAGAGGCGGGTTAGAGACGCTCTGGGCTGGTGGCATCTTTCCTGCCGGCACAGTGGGGGATGTGGCCCTGGCTTGGGCTTCGGGGTGAACCCACGAGCTTCGTAAAGTGCTTTGGATAGAAGAGGCTCTGGGTGTGCGTGGTGATGCTGCTGTCTCCCTCAACAATGGGTTTCGCTGCTTAATGGCTCCGTCTTGCAGGCGGCGGCTCTCGGAGCAGCTGGCGCACACCCCCACCTCCTTCAAGAGGGACCCCGAGGACCCGTCCGCTGTCGCCCTGAAGGAGCCCTGGCAGGAGAAAGTCAGGTAGGGCTGGAAGGGGCACGCgtgtgctgggctgggctcaGCGCCGCAGGGACTTTGTACGTCCCAGAAATCCAAGGAAGTTGCTCTGCAGTTCGCCCAGTAAATAACTGTGGCCTTGACTTTAGGCCACCCCAGGGTGGGTGTGTTGACTCGGGACGtgaggaggcagagggcagAGAGCAGTGGgtgtgctggaggagggagaaaatccAGATTTGCTGCTCTTGGGTGAGGCTTTGAGGGGCTTTACCAAGTATTTATAGGCATCCTTTACGTCAGAAGAGTTTGGCCTGTCCCAAAATAAACTCATTGGTGTTCCTGCTCCTAGTTGTGTGTCTAACCCCCAAATTTCTCCTTGAGCAAGAGGGAGGACCCTCTGGGCTCTATGAATTTGGGGGTAGTCTTGTCCACGTTGTACTGAtggaagggctgggggggctcaAGGGGAGTgatttcccttctgctgctctcGGACACAGCCTGTGGCTCCGGTGAGATTCCACCACGGTTTGCTGAGGGCTGGGTGAGCAGTCCTTGCAGTCCTGGGCCCCGGAGCTCGATCTGCTGCCATGccagctgagcagagctgtgtaTTTCCCGAGGCTTTCCTTGCCCCCAAACCCCCGATGGATCGGAGCCCTCAGGCTGACTCGCTCCCTTTCCTCACGCCCCCATCCTTGCCCGTTCCCTGCAGGAGGATCCGGGAAGGGTCCCCCTACGGCCACCTGCCCTCCTGGCGCCTCCTCTCCGTCATCGTCAAGTGCGGGGACGACCTCCGGCAGGAGCTGCTCGCCTTCCAGGTCCTCAAGCAGCTGCAGGtgagaggggagaggggctgcccaTGGGGGCCGTGGCAGCGTGGGGCCACCCTGGACCCTGAGGGATTTTCTCGCTCTCCCACAGTCCATCTGGGAACAGGAACGTGTCCCGCTCTGGATCAAGCCATACAAAATCCTCGTCATCTCCGCCGACAGTGGCATGATTGAGCCGGTCGTGAATGCTGTGTCCATCCACCAAATCAAGAAGCAATCCCTGCTTTCGCTGCTGGATTATTTCCTGCAAGAACATGGCAATTACAATACCGAATCCTTCCTGACGGCCCAGAGGAATTttgtgcagagctgtgctggttACTGCCTGGTGTGCTACCTGCTGCAGGTCAAGGACAGGTGGGTCCCTGCGCCATAGCGGTGTCTTCTACCGGGATTCGTCGTTGTGTCCCCGGATACGGCAGGGAAATCCTGGGAGCAGAGAGTGCTGCTGCTCCCGGGGCCGTGCACGCGCTGGCAAAGCTTCAGGGACggtttcctctctcctgcacAGGCACAACGGCAACATCTTGCTGGATGCGGATGGACACATCATCCACATCGATTTTGGATTCATCCTCTCCAGCTCCCCCAGGAATCTTGGCTTTGAGACGTCAGCCTTCAAACTCACCACGGAATTTGTGGATGTGAGTGAGCGGGAGACGTGACAGCGAGGGGCGAGGGGTGAGCTGACACCCGTGGCCGTTCTTGGCTGACTCTGCAGcctcagctgagctgctcttGGGCCCCAGCTGACGAGCTGAAAGCTGGAGGTGCGCTGTTTGCAGTGTGGGTTCACTCAGATCAGTGACATTCCCTAAAAGATCCCGTCGTGCCCCCTTCGTTGACAGTCCCTCTGCTGAGGGCACACCCCTGTCCAACAGTTTCTCCGTCCATTTCCCTCTGCCTACACATCCTCTCCCTTCCAGGTGATGGGCGGGCTGGACGGGGACATGTTCAACTACTACAAGATGCTGATGCTGCAGGGTCTCATCGCTGCCCGGAAGCACATGGATAAAGTTGTGCAGATCGTGGAGATCATGCAACAAGGTGAGGGGAGCCCCAGAGGCGCCAGGTGTGGGTCCAGGCTGCGCACAGCATCACCCAAAATTGGCGCATGGAGGGTTTGGAGAGCACCCGGAGAAGTCTCGTAGCAGGAGAGGCTCTGGGCAGCCCGGCTGGGGGCTGCATGGGGCACTCCTGGCCCAGGGAAGGAGGTTGGGGGACACTGGATCCTGTGAGGCCAAGGGGTGCCCCATGTCCGCCCGGCTGTGTCAGAGGGGTGAGCGCTGCATGGACCAGAGCAGGTTGGTCTGAGCAGGGCGAGTGTCTCCAGAGGAGAGGGAACAGACTCTGGCCCTCTCCTACCTCTTGGATCTCACAGATCTGGTACCCCGGCTGCACGGTGGAGCAGGAAGGGAGCAGAAATGTGCCAGTGGCGATGGCCGAGCACTATTGTGCCCCAGGGAAGCCTAAACCACAGCCAAGGGAAGGGGGTTGCCATTCCCTCAGGGTGGGAACAGGCTGTAAATGTGGCGGTGTCCTCTGCGGCAGCGCCGGGGGAGTCCCTGCGCCGCAAACCAGCCTGAGTGCCAGCGACAAGGAAAGGGCCCCGCCAGACGGAGCCCACTGAGCCATTGGGGCTGTGCTCGCCCcgctctccccccgccccggcccgtGCCAAACCCTGTTCTTCCCTCCCCGCAGGGTCGCAGCTCCCCTGTTTCCACGGCTCGTCCACCATCCGCAACCTGAAGGAGCGGTTCCACATGAACATGACggaggagcagctgcagctgctcatCGAGCAGATGGTGGACGGCAGCATGCGCTCCATCACCACCAAGCTCTACGATGgcttccagtacctcaccaaTGGCATCATGTGACGGCTGCGGGCCTCCCGCTCCCAACCGGCGCCGTGCTGGGCCCAGGCCTGAGCTTTGTCCCTGGGGAAGAGGTCTCAGTCCTCGAGGGTAAAAAAGAGGCCGAGTCTCAGCATCTTCCcagggctgcttttttttggcCAGGACTCctcaacaaaatgaaacaaggaaaaaaacaagcaaagcaggaaaaaaaaacaaaaaaacaacacaacaaaaaaacaaaccaacaacaaaacacgCCCcccagtgaaggaaaaaaaaaaaatcaaagcaaaaatggaTCATGCGGTAACTGTGGCTGTCATGTGAGCGTGGGGGTCTGGTGGCGGCCGGGTGAAAGCCAGCAATGGGccttggggggtggggtggggtgtaGCCTCCCCACCCCACTGCCGCCTGTCCCTCCCATCAGTATTACGCCTGCTGGGATCCTGTGACCTCTCCCACAATCTCATGAAATGTTTAGGACCTGGATGGGGGGGAGATGGGcctggccccccccccgcccttcaGCATCTGCTGTGACTTGAGCCTTTGGCTGGTGCCGTGGGAAGATGGTGGAGGTGAACCCCCCCTACCCCTCCCCTGCATGTCCCCCCCCCGCGCAGCCTcagccttccccagctcccaccctcGGCCcgttctttgtttctttccctgagAGCTGACCGTCCCCTTTCCCACCTGGCGTAGGTCACCCCGTCCCGCGGCACCCACTGCACCCACGGCACGGTTGGATCTCCTCGGGGTTGGTGCGCACCCAGGGGTGAGGGGTGGGGTGTCGGTGCATCCTCCTGCTCCTTTTGAGCACCTTTCTTTTTGGGTTGATGGtttcggggcgggggggtttgtttggtggttgttttttttttgttggattttttttttttttttgggtggtggttttgtgttttttttttcttgacgCTGTTCCAGGAATTTGGGACTGTgaagcctcccccccccccactcccttTGCAATAATTCCTGGCTGCTTTTCCGTGCCTGGAATGTCGGGCAGGGGCCAGCAGCTTGGGGGGGGAGCAGTTCCTCTCCAGTGGAGCCCTGGGCTGGGTTTGGCCGGCAGCAGCtccggggctggggcaggaaggAGCCGGGTGCCTTCCTGGGGTGCCCcaagcccagccccagccccccccccacttcctGGGGTAGAGGTGGCtgtggggggacatgggggggggggt
This genomic window contains:
- the PI4KB gene encoding phosphatidylinositol 4-kinase beta isoform X4, producing MGDSVVDPARRTGLDQAPGSAPQGNGGTSLSVITEGVGELAVIDPEVAKKACEEVLEKVKLMHGVSSDSLTKLADGSKAGRALRTVMDLANGDIGEGCEIKCLDDPPGTASKIQEEEDETAANTVKTARKRQKNNSAKQSWLLRLFESKLFDISMAISYLYNSKEPGVQAYIGNRLFCFRNEEVDFYLPQLLNMYIHMDEDVGDAIKPYIVHRCRQSINFSLQCALLLGAYSSDMHISTQRHSRGTKLRKLILSDELKPAHKKRELPSLSPAPDMGLSPSKRTHQRSKSDATVTISLSSNLKRTASNPKVESEEEELSSSTESLDKSFSPPVRLAPEREFIKSLIAIGKRLATLPTKEQKTQRLISELSLLNHKLPARAWLPTAGFDHHVVRVPHTQAVVLNSKDKAPYLIYVEVLECDNFDTANVPARIPENRIRSTRSAENLPECGITHEQRTSSFTTVPNYDNDDEAWSVDDIVELQVELPEIHTNSCDNISQFSVDSITSQESREPVFIAAGDIRRRLSEQLAHTPTSFKRDPEDPSAVALKEPWQEKVRRIREGSPYGHLPSWRLLSVIVKCGDDLRQELLAFQVLKQLQSIWEQERVPLWIKPYKILVISADSGMIEPVVNAVSIHQIKKQSLLSLLDYFLQEHGNYNTESFLTAQRNFVQSCAGYCLVCYLLQVKDRHNGNILLDADGHIIHIDFGFILSSSPRNLGFETSAFKLTTEFVDVMGGLDGDMFNYYKMLMLQGLIAARKHMDKVVQIVEIMQQGSQLPCFHGSSTIRNLKERFHMNMTEEQLQLLIEQMVDGSMRSITTKLYDGFQYLTNGIM
- the PI4KB gene encoding phosphatidylinositol 4-kinase beta isoform X1 — translated: MNHMNSAQPVFQIGLLHCVQLMGVLSLLRPAIWNRGVMLSLESFEARRPATAMGDSVVDPARRTGLDQAPGSAPQGNGGTSLSVITEGVGELAVIDPEVAKKACEEVLEKVKLMHGVSSDSLTKLADGSKAGRALRTVMDLANGDIGEGCEIKCLDDPPGTASKIQEEEDETAANTVKTARKRQKNNSAKQSWLLRLFESKLFDISMAISYLYNSKEPGVQAYIGNRLFCFRNEEVDFYLPQLLNMYIHMDEDVGDAIKPYIVHRCRQSINFSLQCALLLGAYSSDMHISTQRHSRGTKLRKLILSDELKPAHKKRELPSLSPAPDMGLSPSKRTHQRSKSDATVTISLSSNLKRTASNPKVESEEEELSSSTESLDKSFSPPVRLAPEREFIKSLIAIGKRLATLPTKEQKTQRLISELSLLNHKLPARAWLPTAGFDHHVVRVPHTQAVVLNSKDKAPYLIYVEVLECDNFDTANVPARIPENRIRSTRSAENLPECGITHEQRTSSFTTVPNYDNDDEAWSVDDIVELQVELPEIHTNSCDNISQFSVDSITSQESREPVFIAAGDIRRRLSEQLAHTPTSFKRDPEDPSAVALKEPWQEKVRRIREGSPYGHLPSWRLLSVIVKCGDDLRQELLAFQVLKQLQSIWEQERVPLWIKPYKILVISADSGMIEPVVNAVSIHQIKKQSLLSLLDYFLQEHGNYNTESFLTAQRNFVQSCAGYCLVCYLLQVKDRHNGNILLDADGHIIHIDFGFILSSSPRNLGFETSAFKLTTEFVDVMGGLDGDMFNYYKMLMLQGLIAARKHMDKVVQIVEIMQQGSQLPCFHGSSTIRNLKERFHMNMTEEQLQLLIEQMVDGSMRSITTKLYDGFQYLTNGIM
- the PI4KB gene encoding phosphatidylinositol 4-kinase beta isoform X3, with product MSLMKVAVFEARRPATAMGDSVVDPARRTGLDQAPGSAPQGNGGTSLSVITEGVGELAVIDPEVAKKACEEVLEKVKLMHGVSSDSLTKLADGSKAGRALRTVMDLANGDIGEGCEIKCLDDPPGTASKIQEEEDETAANTVKTARKRQKNNSAKQSWLLRLFESKLFDISMAISYLYNSKEPGVQAYIGNRLFCFRNEEVDFYLPQLLNMYIHMDEDVGDAIKPYIVHRCRQSINFSLQCALLLGAYSSDMHISTQRHSRGTKLRKLILSDELKPAHKKRELPSLSPAPDMGLSPSKRTHQRSKSDATVTISLSSNLKRTASNPKVESEEEELSSSTESLDKSFSPPVRLAPEREFIKSLIAIGKRLATLPTKEQKTQRLISELSLLNHKLPARAWLPTAGFDHHVVRVPHTQAVVLNSKDKAPYLIYVEVLECDNFDTANVPARIPENRIRSTRSAENLPECGITHEQRTSSFTTVPNYDNDDEAWSVDDIVELQVELPEIHTNSCDNISQFSVDSITSQESREPVFIAAGDIRRRLSEQLAHTPTSFKRDPEDPSAVALKEPWQEKVRRIREGSPYGHLPSWRLLSVIVKCGDDLRQELLAFQVLKQLQSIWEQERVPLWIKPYKILVISADSGMIEPVVNAVSIHQIKKQSLLSLLDYFLQEHGNYNTESFLTAQRNFVQSCAGYCLVCYLLQVKDRHNGNILLDADGHIIHIDFGFILSSSPRNLGFETSAFKLTTEFVDVMGGLDGDMFNYYKMLMLQGLIAARKHMDKVVQIVEIMQQGSQLPCFHGSSTIRNLKERFHMNMTEEQLQLLIEQMVDGSMRSITTKLYDGFQYLTNGIM